From Antricoccus suffuscus, the proteins below share one genomic window:
- a CDS encoding ABC transporter ATP-binding protein, producing the protein MLSIKDVSVRYGRSVQALRGVSFDVPEREVVAVLGSNGAGKSTLLRAISATLKLHRGTITGGEITFEGKRIDKMDPANIVLQRVMQVPEGRQIFGRMSVDENLRAGGLSADPKRRESARDRVYTLFPRLAERSKQPGLLLSGGEQQMLAIGRALMCEPKVLLMDEPSLGLAPQLVTRIGNIVTEINEMGTAVVLVEQNATMALRVAHRAVVLEVGELQLQGSAEELRNSEDVQHLYLGGHAESAEDSDADAVAAKKASHNRRVLGVWNG; encoded by the coding sequence GTGCTAAGTATTAAGGACGTTTCAGTCCGGTACGGACGGTCCGTACAAGCACTTAGAGGCGTCAGTTTCGACGTACCAGAACGCGAGGTTGTGGCCGTTCTCGGCAGCAACGGCGCGGGCAAGTCGACGCTGCTACGCGCAATTTCGGCAACTCTCAAGTTGCATCGTGGCACCATCACCGGTGGCGAGATCACGTTTGAGGGCAAGCGCATCGACAAGATGGACCCGGCCAACATCGTGCTCCAGCGCGTTATGCAGGTGCCCGAGGGTCGGCAGATTTTCGGGCGTATGAGCGTGGATGAGAATCTGCGCGCCGGTGGTCTGTCGGCCGACCCCAAGCGCCGGGAGTCCGCTCGCGACCGCGTCTACACCTTGTTCCCGCGCCTTGCAGAACGCTCCAAGCAGCCGGGGCTACTGCTGTCCGGTGGCGAACAGCAGATGCTCGCTATCGGCCGCGCGTTGATGTGCGAGCCCAAGGTCCTGCTGATGGATGAGCCGTCGCTGGGTCTGGCGCCCCAGTTGGTGACCCGAATCGGCAACATCGTCACCGAGATCAACGAGATGGGCACGGCCGTCGTCCTCGTCGAGCAGAACGCGACCATGGCGCTGCGAGTTGCGCACCGGGCCGTCGTCCTCGAGGTCGGCGAGCTTCAGTTGCAGGGATCTGCGGAGGAGCTTCGTAACTCCGAGGACGTGCAGCACCTCTACCTTGGCGGGCACGCCGAGAGCGCAGAGGACTCCGATGCGGATGCCGTCGCGGCCAAGAAGGCCTCGCATAACCGTCGCGTGCTTGGAGTGTGGAACGGATGA